Proteins from a genomic interval of Syngnathus typhle isolate RoL2023-S1 ecotype Sweden linkage group LG15, RoL_Styp_1.0, whole genome shotgun sequence:
- the LOC133168081 gene encoding V-type proton ATPase catalytic subunit A-like: MDTSKLPKIQDAERESQFGYVHGVSGPVVTATAMAGAAMYELVRVGHSELVGEIIRLEGDMATIQVYEETSGVSVGDPVLRTGKPLSVELGPGVMGSIFDGIQRPLKDINDLTQSIYIPRGVNIGALNRDIKWEFTPCQSLRVGSHVTGGDIYGMVFENSLIKHKLMLPPRSRGTVTYVAPTGNYDISDVVLELDFEGIKEKFTMVQVWPVRQVRPVTEKLPANHPLLTGQRVLDALFPCVQGGTTAIPGAFGCGKTVISQSLSKYSNSDVIVYVGCGERGNEMSEVLRDFPELTMEVGGKVESIMKRTALVANTSNMPVAAREASIYTGITLSEYFRDMGYNVSMMADSTSRWAEALREISGRLAEMPADSGYPAYLGARLASFYERAGRVKCLGNPEREGSVSIVGAVSPPGGDFSDPVTSATLGIVQVFWGLDKKLAQRKHFPSVNWLISYSKYTRALDEYYDKHFPEFVPLRTKAKEILQEEEDLAEIVQLVGKASLAETDKITLEVAKLIKDDFLQQNGYTPYDRFCPFYKTVGILSNMIAFYDMARHAVESTAQSDNKITWAMIREHLGETLYKISSMKFKDPVKDGEAKIKAEYAQLLEDMQNAFRTLEE; the protein is encoded by the exons ATGGATACCTCAAAACTTCCAAAGATCCAGGATGCCGAGCGAGAAAGCCAGTTCGGATACGTCCATGGAGTTTCTGGACCAG TGGTGACAGCGACAGCGATGGCGGGAGCCGCCATGTACGAGCTGGTCCGCGTAGGCCACAGCGAGCTGGTGGGGGAGATCATCCGTTTAGAAGGAGACATGGCCACCATCCAGGTCTATGAAGAAACTT CTGGCGTGTCCGTGGGTGACCCAGTTCTTCGCACAGGTAAACCCCTCTCTGTAGAGTTGGGGCCAGGAGTTATGGGCTCCATCTTTGACGGGATCCAACGGCCACTGAAAGACATCAATGACCTCACACAAAGCATCTACATTCCAAGAGGAGTGAATATCGGCGCCTTGAACAGAGACATTAAATGGGAGTTTACTCCATGCCAAAGTCTTCGG GTTGGCAGTCACGTTACAGGTGGCGACATCTACGGCATGGTGTTTGAGAACTCCCTAATAAAGCACAAACTGATGCTTCCGCCTCGCAGCAGAGGCACAGTCACTTACGTGGCGCCGACCGGAAACTACGACATCTCG GATGTGGTTCTTGAACTGGATTTTGAAGGCATCAAGGAGAAGTTTACCATGGTGCAGGTGTGGCCGGTGCGACAAGTCCGCCCAGTTACAGAAAAACTGCCTGCCAATCATCCTCTACTCACTGGTCAGAGAGTTCTGGATGCACTTTTCCC ATGCGTGCAAGGCGGCACCACAGCTATACCAGGTGCTTTTGGCTGCGGAAAGACTGTGATCTCCCAGTCCTTGTCCAAATATTCCAACAGTGATGTCATCGTTTATGTTGGATGTGGAGAGCGTGGGAATGAAATGTCGGAAGTGCTGCGGGATTTCCCAGAG CTCACAATGGAAGTTGGTGGAAAAGTTGAGAGCATCATGAAGAGAACGGCGCTTGTTGCCAACACTTCCAACATGCCCGTGGCTGCCAGAGAAGCTTCAATCTATACAg GGATCACACTATCTGAATACTTCCGAGATATGGGTTACAACGTGAGCATGATGGCCGACTCAACGTCACGATGGGCCGAAGCGCTGAGAGAAATCTCCGGCCGGTTAGCTGAAATGCCTGCCG ACAGCGGCTACCCGGCCTACCTGGGCGCTAGGCTCGCCTCCTTCTACGAGCGAGCGGGACGCGTAAAGTGTCTGGGGAATCCCGAGCGGGAAGGCAGTGTCAGCATCGTAGGAGC TGTGTCGCCCCCTGGTGGAGACTTCTCAGACCCTGTCACATCAGCTACATTGGGCATTGTGCAG GTGTTCTGGGGGCTGGACAAGAAGTTAGCTCAGAGAAAACACTTCCCATCTGTCAACTGGTTGATCAGCTACAGCAAGTACACAAGGGCGCTGGATGAATACTACGATAAACACTTCCCTGAATTTGTGCCACTTCGTACAAAAGCCAAGGAGATTCTCCAGGAGGAGGAAGACCTGGCTGAGATTGTACAGCTTGTAGGAAAG gCTTCTCTAGCTGAGACTGACAAGATCACGCTGGAAGTGGCCAAGCTCATTAAAGACGACTTTCTGCAGCAGAACGGTTACACCCCATACGACAG GTTCTGCCCCTTCTACAAAACGGTCGGCATCCTCTCAAACATGATCGCCTTTTACGACATGGCGCGGCACGCCGTAGAGTCCACGGCTCAGAGCGACAACAAAATCACCTGGGCCATGATCAGGGAACACCTAGGCGAGACCTTGTACAAGATCAGCTCGATGAAGTTTAAG GACCCAGTTAAGGATGGTGAAGCTAAGATAAAAGCAGAGTACGCACAACTGCTGGAGGACATGCAGAATGCGTTCCGGACCTTAGAAGAATGA